The proteins below come from a single Miscanthus floridulus cultivar M001 chromosome 1, ASM1932011v1, whole genome shotgun sequence genomic window:
- the LOC136450846 gene encoding SKP1-like protein 21 isoform X3 → MSESELAVIKPEALKTYIWLQCFDGSIQQVEEEVAMFCPMICREIVKNGTGSSKNHAIALPERVNPASLSLILDYCRFHQVTGRSNKERKSFDEKFVRIETEKLCELTSAADSLQLKPLVDLTSRALARIIEGKTPEEIRDIFHLPDDLTEEEKLEPLKNINDDPRIRLLNRLYAKKRKELQERHERQKLKDVQVQKEQKDERSLDELLCFINGDGGSGGRATKSKKKNKRRKDHAKNPPKADSEPLDANPDMQDDAEYPFEDADLDDGLDPAMKEELDREVEDFARRLNSVWNESHIGGNGPVQRFSGFNHR, encoded by the exons ATGTCGGAGAGCGAGTTAGCAGTAATAAAACCAGAG GCGTTGAAGACTTATATTTGGCTTCAGTGCTTTGATGGTTCCATACAGCAAGTGGAGGAGGAGGTTGCGATGTTCTGCCCCATGATATGTCGGGAAATTGTGAAAAATGGCACAGGGTCATCCAAAAATCATGCTATTGCTCTCCCGGAAAGAGTTAATCCAGCCAGTTTGAGTTTGATTCTTGACTATTGTCGGTTTCATCAGGTCACTGGGCGCTCAAACAAG GAGCGGAAGTCCTTTGATGAAAAGTTTGTTAGGATAGAAACAGAAAAACTCTGTGAATTGACTTCTGCAGCTGACAGTCTGCAGTTgaagccacttgttgatcttactAGTCGAGCACTTGCTCGAATCATTGAAGGAAAGACACCTGAGGAAATTCGTGACATTTTCCATTTACCAGATGACTTAACAGAG GAAGAGAAATTGGAGCCCCTAAAAAATATAAATGATGATCCTAGGATTCGCCTATTGAACCGATTGTACGCGAAGAAGCGGAAAGAGCTCCAGGAGCGCCACGAGCGCCAGAAGCTGAAG GATGTTCAAGTACaaaaagagcaaaaagatgaGAGATCTTTGGATGAGTTACTTTGTTTTATTAATGGGGATGGAG GTTCAGGTGGGAGAGCTACCAAGagtaagaaaaagaataaaagaagGAAGGATCACGCTAAGAACCCTCCAAAAGCTGACTCTGAGCCTTTAGATGCG AATCCAGATATGCAAGATGATGCTGAGTACCCCTTTGAAGATGCTGACCTCGATGATGGACTTGATCCTGCAATGAAAGAAGAGCTTGATAG AGAAGTCGAGGACTTCGCGAGGAGGTTGAATTCAGTTTGGAATGAGTCACATATTGGTGGTAATGGCCCTGTGCAGAGATTTTCTG GGTTTAATCACAGGTGA
- the LOC136450846 gene encoding SKP1-like protein 21 isoform X2, which produces MSESELAVIKPEALKTYIWLQCFDGSIQQVEEEVAMFCPMICREIVKNGTGSSKNHAIALPERVNPASLSLILDYCRFHQVTGRSNKERKSFDEKFVRIETEKLCELTSAADSLQLKPLVDLTSRALARIIEGKTPEEIRDIFHLPDDLTEEEKLEPLKNINDDPRIRLLNRLYAKKRKELQERHERQKLKDVQVQKEQKDERSLDELLCFINGDGGGRATKSKKKNKRRKDHAKNPPKADSEPLDAEGAACVVPCKVDSSNVSRLPCQNPDMQDDAEYPFEDADLDDGLDPAMKEELDREVEDFARRLNSVWNESHIGGNGPVQRFSGFNHR; this is translated from the exons ATGTCGGAGAGCGAGTTAGCAGTAATAAAACCAGAG GCGTTGAAGACTTATATTTGGCTTCAGTGCTTTGATGGTTCCATACAGCAAGTGGAGGAGGAGGTTGCGATGTTCTGCCCCATGATATGTCGGGAAATTGTGAAAAATGGCACAGGGTCATCCAAAAATCATGCTATTGCTCTCCCGGAAAGAGTTAATCCAGCCAGTTTGAGTTTGATTCTTGACTATTGTCGGTTTCATCAGGTCACTGGGCGCTCAAACAAG GAGCGGAAGTCCTTTGATGAAAAGTTTGTTAGGATAGAAACAGAAAAACTCTGTGAATTGACTTCTGCAGCTGACAGTCTGCAGTTgaagccacttgttgatcttactAGTCGAGCACTTGCTCGAATCATTGAAGGAAAGACACCTGAGGAAATTCGTGACATTTTCCATTTACCAGATGACTTAACAGAG GAAGAGAAATTGGAGCCCCTAAAAAATATAAATGATGATCCTAGGATTCGCCTATTGAACCGATTGTACGCGAAGAAGCGGAAAGAGCTCCAGGAGCGCCACGAGCGCCAGAAGCTGAAG GATGTTCAAGTACaaaaagagcaaaaagatgaGAGATCTTTGGATGAGTTACTTTGTTTTATTAATGGGGATGGAG GTGGGAGAGCTACCAAGagtaagaaaaagaataaaagaagGAAGGATCACGCTAAGAACCCTCCAAAAGCTGACTCTGAGCCTTTAGATGCG GAGGGAGCTGCTTGTGTGGTTCCATGCAAAGTGGATAGCAGTAATGTTTCTAGACTTCCATGCCAGAATCCAGATATGCAAGATGATGCTGAGTACCCCTTTGAAGATGCTGACCTCGATGATGGACTTGATCCTGCAATGAAAGAAGAGCTTGATAG AGAAGTCGAGGACTTCGCGAGGAGGTTGAATTCAGTTTGGAATGAGTCACATATTGGTGGTAATGGCCCTGTGCAGAGATTTTCTG GGTTTAATCACAGGTGA
- the LOC136509662 gene encoding expansin-B11, producing the protein MSRSTMQVAAVVALAFLVGGAWCGPPKVPPGKNITATYGSDWLEAKATWYGKPTGAGPDDNGGGCGYKDVNKAPFNSMGACGNVPIFKDGLGCGSCFEIKCDKPAECSGEPVVVYITDMNYEPIAAYHFDLAGTAFGAMAKKGEEEKLRKAGIIDMQFRRVKCKYGEKVTFHVEKGCNPNYLALLVKYIDGDGDIVAVDIKEKGGDAFEPLKHSWGAIWRKDSDKPLKFPVTIQITTEGGTKSIYNDVIPEDWKPNTAYTAK; encoded by the coding sequence ATGTCGAGGTCGACGAtgcaggtggcggcggtggtggcgttgGCATTTCTGGTGGGCGGCGCCTGGTGCGGTCCTCCCAAGGTTCCCCCGGGCAAGAACATCACGGCCACCTACGGCAGCGACTGGCTGGAAGCGAAGGCGACGTGGTATGGCAAGCCAACGGGCGCCGGCCCCGACGACAACGGCGGCGGGTGCGGGTACAAGGATGTGAACAAGGCTCCCTTCAACAGCATGGGCGCGTGCGGCAATGTCCCCATCTTCAAGGACGGCCTTGGCTGCGGCTCCTGCTTCGAGATCAAGTGCGACAAGCCGGCGGAgtgctccggcgagcccgtggtGGTGTACATCACGGACATGAACTATGAGCCCATCGCCGCGTACCACTTCGACCTAGCCGGCACGGCGTTCGGCGCCATGGCCAAGAAGGGCGAGGAGGAGAAGCTGCGTAAGGCAGGTATCATCGACATGCAGTTCCGGCGGGTCAAGTGCAAGTACGGCGAAAAGGTTACCTTCCACGTGGAGAAGGGGTGCAACCCCAACTACCTGGCGCTGCTGGTCAAGTACATCGACGGCGATGGTGACATTGTGGCGGTGGACATCAAGGAGAAGGGCGGCGACGCGTTCGAGCCCCTCAAGCACTCCTGGGGCGCCATCTGGAGGAAGGACAGCGACAAGCCGCTCAAGTTCCCCGTCACCATCCAAATCACCACCGAGGGAGGCACCAAGAGCATCTACAACGACGTCATCCCCGAAGACTGGAAGCCCAACACCGCCTACACCGCCAAATAA
- the LOC136450846 gene encoding SKP1-like protein 21 isoform X1 produces the protein MSESELAVIKPEALKTYIWLQCFDGSIQQVEEEVAMFCPMICREIVKNGTGSSKNHAIALPERVNPASLSLILDYCRFHQVTGRSNKERKSFDEKFVRIETEKLCELTSAADSLQLKPLVDLTSRALARIIEGKTPEEIRDIFHLPDDLTEEEKLEPLKNINDDPRIRLLNRLYAKKRKELQERHERQKLKDVQVQKEQKDERSLDELLCFINGDGGSGGRATKSKKKNKRRKDHAKNPPKADSEPLDAEGAACVVPCKVDSSNVSRLPCQNPDMQDDAEYPFEDADLDDGLDPAMKEELDREVEDFARRLNSVWNESHIGGNGPVQRFSGFNHR, from the exons ATGTCGGAGAGCGAGTTAGCAGTAATAAAACCAGAG GCGTTGAAGACTTATATTTGGCTTCAGTGCTTTGATGGTTCCATACAGCAAGTGGAGGAGGAGGTTGCGATGTTCTGCCCCATGATATGTCGGGAAATTGTGAAAAATGGCACAGGGTCATCCAAAAATCATGCTATTGCTCTCCCGGAAAGAGTTAATCCAGCCAGTTTGAGTTTGATTCTTGACTATTGTCGGTTTCATCAGGTCACTGGGCGCTCAAACAAG GAGCGGAAGTCCTTTGATGAAAAGTTTGTTAGGATAGAAACAGAAAAACTCTGTGAATTGACTTCTGCAGCTGACAGTCTGCAGTTgaagccacttgttgatcttactAGTCGAGCACTTGCTCGAATCATTGAAGGAAAGACACCTGAGGAAATTCGTGACATTTTCCATTTACCAGATGACTTAACAGAG GAAGAGAAATTGGAGCCCCTAAAAAATATAAATGATGATCCTAGGATTCGCCTATTGAACCGATTGTACGCGAAGAAGCGGAAAGAGCTCCAGGAGCGCCACGAGCGCCAGAAGCTGAAG GATGTTCAAGTACaaaaagagcaaaaagatgaGAGATCTTTGGATGAGTTACTTTGTTTTATTAATGGGGATGGAG GTTCAGGTGGGAGAGCTACCAAGagtaagaaaaagaataaaagaagGAAGGATCACGCTAAGAACCCTCCAAAAGCTGACTCTGAGCCTTTAGATGCG GAGGGAGCTGCTTGTGTGGTTCCATGCAAAGTGGATAGCAGTAATGTTTCTAGACTTCCATGCCAGAATCCAGATATGCAAGATGATGCTGAGTACCCCTTTGAAGATGCTGACCTCGATGATGGACTTGATCCTGCAATGAAAGAAGAGCTTGATAG AGAAGTCGAGGACTTCGCGAGGAGGTTGAATTCAGTTTGGAATGAGTCACATATTGGTGGTAATGGCCCTGTGCAGAGATTTTCTG GGTTTAATCACAGGTGA